A part of Caldicellulosiruptor owensensis OL genomic DNA contains:
- the tsaE gene encoding tRNA (adenosine(37)-N6)-threonylcarbamoyltransferase complex ATPase subunit type 1 TsaE yields MKEIMSYSYDETVSIGYKIGKNLFKGAIVTLEGDLGSGKTALTRGIAKAFGIEDISSPTFTIFHVYEGKDGILVYHFDIYRIEETELEDIGYEEYFYGDGIVIIEWADKLKMLYPKECLKVCFQRIDENMRKIVITGIGERYKKVEDVIEKDEDIGD; encoded by the coding sequence ATGAAGGAGATAATGTCTTATTCGTATGATGAGACAGTATCGATTGGTTATAAAATTGGGAAAAATCTTTTCAAAGGTGCTATTGTTACCTTAGAAGGTGATCTTGGTAGCGGAAAAACCGCACTGACAAGGGGGATAGCCAAGGCTTTTGGGATTGAAGATATTTCAAGTCCGACATTTACCATATTTCATGTGTATGAAGGGAAAGATGGCATTTTGGTTTATCATTTTGACATTTACAGGATTGAAGAGACAGAGCTTGAGGATATAGGATATGAAGAGTACTTTTATGGTGATGGTATAGTGATAATTGAGTGGGCTGATAAATTGAAGATGCTTTATCCCAAAGAATGCTTAAAAGTTTGTTTTCAAAGGATAGATGAAAATATGCGAAAGATAGTGATAACCGGTATTGGGGAAAGGTACAAAAAAGTTGAGGATGTGATAGAGAAAGATGAAGATATTGGCGATTGA
- a CDS encoding response regulator: MIVKNILIADENEYERRAIIERFENSFDPTHRYVFFEAIDGEEALNKIGENNIHIAIIDTNLSKINGFEVLKTIKRSPVKAHIPVILLSSNIHRATRLKAYELGAVGIIPKPFSTLEVFNIVKSLLYTQDEYLHIHEVMHIISFLEQMSDKQVIVVPKIVDEFLSEYFTSYKFLAVNASTGEPLYNRDFDEDEIREILTCLKNGQDAYLTIKINIKGEIYYFIFKIFSDNKRFILLKKVLDFWSELNDR, from the coding sequence ATGATAGTTAAAAATATATTGATTGCGGATGAAAATGAGTATGAAAGAAGAGCTATTATAGAGAGATTTGAAAATTCTTTTGATCCGACACATCGCTATGTCTTTTTTGAAGCTATTGACGGTGAGGAAGCTTTAAACAAGATTGGTGAGAATAATATTCATATTGCTATAATAGATACAAATTTATCTAAAATAAATGGCTTTGAAGTTTTGAAAACTATTAAGAGAAGCCCTGTTAAAGCTCACATTCCAGTAATTTTGCTAAGTAGCAATATTCACCGTGCAACAAGATTGAAGGCATATGAACTTGGTGCTGTTGGAATCATACCAAAGCCGTTTTCAACTTTGGAGGTATTCAATATAGTTAAATCACTTTTGTACACCCAGGATGAATATTTACATATTCATGAGGTTATGCATATTATTTCTTTTTTAGAACAGATGTCAGATAAGCAAGTCATTGTTGTTCCCAAAATTGTAGATGAGTTTTTGTCAGAATATTTTACTTCATACAAATTTTTGGCTGTGAATGCTTCAACTGGAGAGCCGCTTTATAACAGAGATTTTGATGAAGACGAGATTAGAGAGATTTTAACTTGTTTGAAAAATGGGCAAGATGCCTATTTGACTATAAAGATTAATATTAAAGGCGAAATTTATTATTTTATATTTAAGATTTTTAGCGATAATAAAAGATTTATACTTTTAAAAAAAGTTTTAGACTTTTGGAGTGAATTAAATGATAGATAA
- a CDS encoding nucleotidyltransferase domain-containing protein, whose product MQKKMTIYEEVEYLKEQILQKYSVYDIILFGSLAKKAARKNSDIDLCIIIDTDNKRELVQKMLLELDYTSDVDIIIYTPEEWQRLKDDKATFANLIYRTGVSLLGRF is encoded by the coding sequence ATGCAAAAGAAAATGACAATATATGAGGAAGTTGAATATTTGAAGGAACAAATTTTGCAAAAATATTCTGTTTATGACATTATTCTGTTTGGTTCGCTGGCTAAAAAAGCTGCCCGAAAAAACAGTGATATTGACCTTTGTATAATTATTGATACAGATAATAAAAGAGAGCTTGTGCAAAAAATGCTTTTAGAGCTTGACTACACAAGTGACGTCGATATAATAATATACACACCAGAGGAGTGGCAGAGGTTAAAAGATGACAAAGCCACATTCGCTAACTTAATCTACAGAACAGGAGTGAGTCTTCTTGGTAGATTCTAA
- a CDS encoding amidohydrolase: MQSILIKNAKIYTMDEKGIIEKGDMLIKDGKISMIDNNINEDADYIIDATGRLVFPGFIDAHSHIGMWEDSLGFEGADGNEDSDPVTPHLRAIDAINPFDRSFEEAIEGGVTCVATGPGSANVIGGQFCVIKTFGKRVDKMVVKEPAAMKVAFGENPKSVYHEKHQMPQTRMATAAILREALFKAREYLNKKLEAQQDEEKDMPEFDMKSESLIKVLTKEIPLKAHAHRADDIFTAIRIAKEFDVNLTLDHVTDGYLIVDELKQENVPCIVGPNLTDRSKVELKNLDFKNPGILSKEGILVAIMTDHPVIPQKYLVLCSALACKSGMDEIDALKAITINPAKILGIDNRVGSLKEGKDADIVIYKGHPFDIFSEVEYVLIDGKVVYHRK, encoded by the coding sequence ATGCAGAGCATTTTGATAAAAAATGCCAAGATATATACTATGGACGAAAAAGGTATTATTGAAAAAGGAGATATGCTCATCAAAGATGGCAAGATATCAATGATTGATAACAATATAAATGAAGATGCAGATTACATAATAGATGCAACAGGCAGGCTTGTCTTTCCAGGGTTTATAGATGCGCACTCACATATAGGGATGTGGGAAGATTCTTTGGGGTTTGAAGGAGCTGATGGGAACGAAGACTCAGACCCAGTTACGCCACACCTTAGAGCAATTGATGCTATAAATCCGTTTGACAGAAGTTTTGAAGAGGCAATTGAAGGTGGCGTTACCTGTGTTGCAACAGGACCGGGAAGTGCCAATGTGATAGGCGGTCAGTTTTGTGTCATCAAGACGTTTGGTAAGAGAGTTGACAAAATGGTTGTAAAAGAACCTGCTGCAATGAAGGTTGCATTTGGGGAAAACCCAAAAAGCGTGTATCATGAAAAACACCAGATGCCTCAAACACGCATGGCAACTGCTGCAATCTTAAGAGAAGCACTTTTTAAAGCAAGAGAGTACTTAAATAAAAAGCTTGAAGCTCAGCAGGATGAAGAGAAAGATATGCCAGAGTTTGATATGAAAAGTGAAAGCCTTATAAAGGTTTTGACAAAAGAAATTCCGCTCAAAGCGCATGCTCACAGGGCAGATGACATATTCACAGCAATAAGGATTGCCAAAGAATTTGATGTAAATCTCACCCTTGACCATGTCACAGACGGATATTTGATTGTAGATGAGCTAAAACAAGAAAATGTTCCATGCATTGTTGGACCAAACCTTACTGATAGGTCAAAGGTTGAGCTCAAAAACCTTGATTTTAAAAATCCAGGCATACTTTCTAAAGAAGGCATTCTTGTTGCTATCATGACAGACCATCCTGTCATTCCGCAAAAATATCTTGTGCTATGTAGCGCGCTTGCATGCAAAAGCGGAATGGACGAGATAGACGCTCTAAAAGCAATTACTATAAACCCTGCAAAGATTTTAGGGATTGATAACAGAGTTGGAAGTTTAAAAGAAGGCAAAGATGCTGATATTGTAATATACAAGGGTCATCCTTTTGACATATTTTCTGAGGTTGAATATGTTTTAATTGATGGCAAAGTTGTATATCATCGCAAATAA
- the pulA gene encoding type I pullulanase, with translation MIVRAYIDDFSEIVVVLSRMVHSIKKEDFKVFLNEEEIDIERIDKIIPHSDNPFEAEMRGYEICEQKGKIRFVLKEGHFDYHRKPLRKPVFVIGEMNNWQISPEWEMTYSKLRGRYELIKDLKDIKIGQKFKFAEGANQKLWYPPGFGNDIVISEYFDRENAFSNMIRIVTSKRLLPNLKYKVVYKTEHIWARPREILTRPEFFYPYELGFKYEPYGTYFKLWAPSAYKVKVKIFDESENFRFEKEMAREENGVWNIYLTGNLKNHYYLYEVWHYNYDEDEGFIVYEVPDPYSKASSSNSQKSFIFDPADTQIEGWHHDEYVKTIEKQQDAIIYEMHVRDFTIDETSGIDDKLRGKFLGLCQQSYYKERFSTGLLHLKELGITHIHLLPISDFGSVDDKNPDKKYNWGYDPVLYQCPEYWYSTKSGGIEALKELKIMIKTLHQNGIGVVMDVVFNHTYHIKGGRFSIFDKVVPGYFYRVDDYGEYSNATGCGNEIATEKPMVRKFILDTIIYWTEEFHIDGFRFDLMGLIDTQTMRTIAREVRKRNPKALIYGEGWVMGDSLCLVEERATIESSAHKGYSIGLFNDRIRDSIRGDLDGFRTGYMHGNLSDVERLKQGIKAAIDDFAKEPDECVNYVSCHDNLTLFDKAQKTMVGEDIFWIDRACRLANAIILTSQGIAFLHGGVEFNRSKGGHPNTYNAGDSINKIDWSLKEKFYDTFKFYCDLIKLRKEHLAFRMRSSGEIRKYLKFVPAPDGIVAFLISYPRDNWKKIVVAYNPFKEKKVIALPDGIWNIKANDGVIFSEENEQVAIGSFEISPVSLFIAYQK, from the coding sequence ATGATAGTGAGAGCATATATAGATGATTTTAGCGAAATAGTAGTTGTGTTGTCCCGGATGGTGCATTCTATAAAGAAAGAAGACTTTAAAGTATTTTTGAATGAAGAAGAAATAGACATAGAAAGAATAGACAAGATAATTCCTCACTCCGACAATCCTTTTGAAGCAGAAATGAGAGGCTATGAGATTTGCGAGCAAAAAGGAAAGATTAGGTTTGTTTTAAAAGAAGGGCATTTTGACTATCACCGAAAACCGCTCAGAAAACCAGTATTTGTAATTGGTGAGATGAATAACTGGCAGATTTCACCAGAGTGGGAAATGACATATTCAAAACTGCGCGGGAGATATGAGCTAATAAAAGACCTAAAGGATATAAAAATAGGGCAAAAATTTAAATTTGCAGAGGGTGCAAATCAAAAACTTTGGTATCCACCTGGATTTGGAAATGACATTGTAATATCCGAATACTTTGATAGAGAAAACGCTTTTTCAAATATGATAAGAATTGTTACTTCAAAAAGGCTTTTACCAAATTTGAAGTACAAGGTTGTTTATAAAACAGAACACATTTGGGCAAGGCCGCGAGAAATTCTAACAAGACCAGAGTTTTTTTATCCATATGAGCTTGGTTTTAAATATGAACCGTATGGTACTTACTTTAAACTCTGGGCACCTTCGGCATATAAAGTTAAAGTAAAAATATTTGATGAGAGCGAAAATTTCAGGTTTGAAAAAGAAATGGCTCGAGAAGAAAACGGGGTATGGAATATTTATCTCACTGGTAACTTGAAAAACCATTATTATCTTTATGAGGTTTGGCATTACAACTATGATGAGGATGAAGGATTTATTGTGTACGAAGTTCCTGATCCTTATTCAAAAGCTTCTTCATCAAATTCTCAAAAATCTTTTATATTTGACCCGGCAGACACGCAAATTGAAGGATGGCATCACGATGAGTACGTCAAAACCATAGAAAAACAACAAGATGCCATAATATATGAAATGCATGTAAGAGACTTTACAATTGATGAAACTTCAGGTATAGATGATAAATTGAGAGGGAAGTTTCTGGGTCTTTGTCAGCAGAGCTACTACAAAGAAAGATTTTCAACAGGTCTTTTACACCTTAAAGAACTTGGAATTACTCACATTCATCTTCTTCCTATTTCTGACTTTGGAAGCGTTGATGATAAAAATCCTGATAAAAAATACAACTGGGGGTACGATCCTGTTTTGTATCAGTGCCCGGAGTACTGGTATTCCACAAAAAGCGGAGGTATTGAGGCTTTAAAGGAACTCAAGATTATGATAAAAACTTTACACCAAAACGGTATTGGAGTTGTGATGGATGTTGTGTTTAATCACACATACCATATAAAGGGTGGTAGGTTTTCTATCTTTGACAAGGTTGTTCCGGGGTATTTTTATCGCGTAGATGATTACGGCGAGTATTCGAATGCAACAGGGTGTGGAAATGAAATTGCAACAGAAAAACCAATGGTTCGAAAGTTTATACTTGATACCATAATATACTGGACAGAAGAATTTCATATAGATGGTTTCAGGTTTGATCTCATGGGGCTTATTGATACTCAAACTATGAGAACAATTGCCAGAGAGGTTCGCAAGAGAAACCCAAAAGCTCTTATTTATGGTGAAGGCTGGGTGATGGGAGATAGTTTATGTCTTGTGGAGGAAAGAGCAACAATTGAATCAAGTGCACATAAGGGATATTCCATTGGACTTTTCAATGATAGAATAAGGGATAGCATAAGGGGAGACCTTGATGGGTTTAGAACTGGCTATATGCATGGGAATCTTTCGGATGTTGAAAGATTAAAACAGGGTATAAAGGCAGCTATTGACGATTTTGCCAAAGAACCTGACGAATGTGTTAACTATGTTTCCTGCCATGATAATTTAACTCTTTTTGATAAAGCACAGAAAACTATGGTTGGTGAAGATATATTCTGGATTGACCGGGCATGCCGCTTAGCAAATGCAATCATCTTAACATCTCAGGGCATTGCGTTTTTGCATGGTGGAGTTGAGTTCAATAGAAGCAAAGGAGGGCACCCGAACACATACAACGCAGGGGATAGCATAAACAAGATTGACTGGAGTTTAAAAGAAAAGTTCTATGACACATTTAAGTTTTATTGTGACCTTATAAAACTGAGGAAAGAGCATTTAGCGTTCAGGATGCGGTCATCTGGTGAGATAAGAAAATATCTAAAATTCGTACCAGCACCTGATGGCATTGTAGCATTTTTGATTTCTTATCCCCGTGACAACTGGAAAAAGATTGTTGTTGCTTATAATCCTTTCAAGGAGAAAAAGGTTATTGCGCTTCCTGATGGAATATGGAACATAAAGGCAAATGATGGAGTGATATTTTCGGAAGAAAATGAACAAGTAGCAATTGGAAGTTTTGAAATTTCACCGGTAAGCCTTTTTATTGCATATCAAAAGTAA
- the rimI gene encoding ribosomal protein S18-alanine N-acetyltransferase produces the protein MTKGVIRRMTEKDIDMVHEIEILSFSVPWSKESFIDEIKNKNAIYYVYEEDSKVWGFAGMHHIVDEGHITNIAVHPQKRGQGIGRLLLSALISYAKENGLVGLTLEVRSKNYVAISLYKSLGFIQEGIRKNYYSDPPDDAIIMWLWL, from the coding sequence ATGACAAAAGGTGTAATAAGAAGGATGACAGAAAAAGACATTGATATGGTACATGAAATAGAAATTTTGTCATTCTCTGTACCATGGAGTAAAGAAAGTTTTATAGATGAGATTAAAAATAAAAATGCAATATACTATGTATATGAAGAGGATAGTAAAGTATGGGGATTTGCAGGGATGCATCATATAGTAGATGAAGGACATATTACAAATATTGCTGTACATCCCCAAAAAAGAGGGCAGGGAATAGGGAGACTTTTACTTTCTGCCCTCATTTCGTATGCAAAGGAAAATGGACTTGTTGGTCTTACGCTTGAGGTGAGAAGCAAAAATTATGTTGCTATCTCACTTTACAAAAGCTTAGGATTTATTCAGGAGGGTATAAGAAAAAATTATTATTCCGACCCACCGGATGATGCTATAATTATGTGGTTGTGGTTATAA
- a CDS encoding putative bifunctional diguanylate cyclase/phosphodiesterase, producing the protein MSEKNKDLNCKANNYAAKISIIYAVVSAVWILVSDMLTTKLFANKHLFAIFSVIKGWLFVLVTACFLYFLIRKKIYFLYLSENNLQNALEELQKTNAELSKTQEKLVVQYKKLVKNQEKIKELAYFDQLTGLPNKNHFMLTLEKTIKESNLKGQQFALILIDIDNFGKVNNTLGHTTGDIVLKEIAHRLKESIGTNGFVARLTGDEFGIVVYSFPDLNILNYFIYKIFNSFSTSWEIMKYNFYITPSMGIAIYPSDGQDSTSLLTNADKALKIAKEKGKNTFCFYSLEMDNILQQRLEFESDLRKAIEEEQFILYYQPIVDLKKIQLCGAEGLIRWIHPQKGIIPPMSFIPIAEQTGLITQIGKWVVTKVISDLKNIREVVNYNFYISFNTSLREFSSANFIDDVLYTIETSNIDPAYLGIEITESVAMADPQNTIKSLKTLKEKGMKVFLDDFGSGYSSLNYLKELPIDVVKIDRSFIANMNKDVKEQKIAKSIIDLSHILELKVVAEGIEDSQQAEILKSFECDFGQGYLFGKPLPKDQFMELAKRF; encoded by the coding sequence ATGTCTGAGAAGAATAAAGATTTAAACTGTAAAGCCAACAATTATGCAGCTAAAATCTCAATAATATATGCAGTTGTAAGCGCAGTTTGGATCTTGGTTTCTGATATGCTGACAACCAAACTTTTCGCAAACAAACATCTTTTTGCTATTTTTTCTGTCATCAAAGGCTGGCTCTTTGTACTTGTCACTGCATGCTTTCTGTATTTTCTGATTCGCAAAAAAATTTATTTTCTTTACCTGTCTGAAAATAATCTCCAAAATGCATTAGAGGAACTTCAAAAAACAAATGCTGAACTTTCTAAAACACAGGAAAAACTTGTTGTCCAGTATAAAAAACTTGTCAAAAACCAGGAAAAGATAAAAGAGCTTGCTTACTTTGACCAGCTAACAGGTCTTCCAAACAAAAATCATTTTATGCTTACACTTGAAAAGACTATTAAAGAATCCAATTTAAAAGGCCAGCAGTTTGCATTAATATTGATTGATATTGACAATTTTGGTAAGGTAAATAATACTCTTGGTCATACAACTGGTGATATTGTTCTAAAAGAAATCGCGCACAGACTTAAAGAATCAATAGGTACTAATGGTTTTGTGGCAAGACTGACAGGAGATGAATTTGGAATAGTAGTTTATAGCTTTCCTGATCTCAATATTCTGAACTATTTCATCTATAAAATCTTTAATTCTTTTTCTACATCATGGGAAATAATGAAATATAATTTTTATATTACACCAAGCATGGGAATAGCTATATATCCTTCAGACGGACAAGATAGCACATCGCTTCTGACAAACGCTGATAAAGCTTTAAAGATTGCTAAAGAAAAAGGCAAAAACACTTTCTGTTTTTATAGTCTGGAAATGGATAATATTCTTCAGCAAAGACTGGAATTTGAATCAGATTTGAGAAAGGCTATAGAAGAAGAACAGTTTATTTTATATTATCAACCAATTGTGGACCTTAAAAAAATACAATTATGTGGAGCAGAAGGACTTATCCGCTGGATACATCCACAAAAAGGTATTATACCACCTATGTCTTTCATTCCAATTGCTGAACAGACAGGATTAATAACTCAAATTGGTAAATGGGTAGTGACAAAGGTCATTTCAGATTTGAAGAACATAAGAGAAGTGGTAAATTACAATTTTTATATCTCCTTTAACACATCCTTAAGAGAGTTTTCAAGCGCAAATTTTATTGATGACGTACTTTATACTATTGAAACTTCAAATATTGATCCTGCTTATTTAGGAATAGAGATTACCGAATCAGTTGCAATGGCAGATCCACAAAATACCATAAAGTCACTTAAAACCTTGAAAGAAAAGGGTATGAAAGTTTTTCTTGATGATTTTGGTTCAGGTTATTCTTCTCTGAACTATTTGAAAGAACTTCCTATTGACGTTGTTAAAATCGATAGAAGTTTTATAGCAAATATGAACAAGGATGTAAAAGAACAAAAAATAGCTAAAAGTATAATTGACCTTTCTCACATCTTAGAGTTAAAAGTTGTGGCAGAGGGTATTGAGGATAGTCAGCAGGCTGAAATACTAAAATCTTTTGAGTGTGATTTTGGACAGGGGTATTTGTTTGGCAAACCTCTTCCGAAAGACCAATTTATGGAGCTTGCAAAAAGGTTTTGA
- the tsaB gene encoding tRNA (adenosine(37)-N6)-threonylcarbamoyltransferase complex dimerization subunit type 1 TsaB, with product MKILAIETSGKVASAALLEDCKVISEIVLNTKLVHSVMLIDLIDQVLKNASSKIEDVDLFAVSIGPGSFTGLRIGVSTIKGFCYATSKPCVGVDTLKALCYNFWACSDFLMPILDAKSQKVFTGIFRFEEGKLKTYHPTSILDIEEAKELAKKYNPILLGEGLDVYDFSQFKVSPKFLQYQKASNVGLLGYELAQEGKVISHFDLVPVYLKKSYAERDLGT from the coding sequence ATGAAGATATTGGCGATTGAGACATCCGGCAAGGTTGCAAGTGCTGCTTTGCTGGAAGATTGCAAGGTAATTTCTGAGATAGTTCTTAACACAAAACTTGTTCACTCTGTGATGTTAATTGATTTAATTGACCAGGTATTAAAAAATGCTTCGAGCAAAATAGAAGATGTTGACCTATTTGCGGTATCAATAGGCCCTGGTTCTTTTACCGGGCTCAGAATAGGTGTTTCAACAATAAAAGGTTTTTGCTATGCCACTTCAAAACCCTGTGTAGGTGTTGATACTTTGAAAGCTCTTTGCTATAACTTCTGGGCTTGTTCAGATTTTCTAATGCCCATTTTGGATGCAAAGTCGCAAAAGGTATTTACTGGAATTTTCAGATTCGAGGAGGGCAAGCTCAAAACATATCATCCAACTTCGATACTTGATATCGAAGAAGCAAAAGAGCTTGCAAAAAAGTATAACCCTATTTTGCTGGGTGAGGGTTTGGATGTTTATGATTTTTCTCAATTCAAGGTTTCACCTAAGTTTTTGCAGTATCAAAAAGCGTCAAATGTTGGATTATTAGGTTATGAACTTGCCCAAGAAGGAAAAGTTATTTCTCATTTTGACCTTGTACCAGTTTACCTTAAAAAATCCTACGCGGAAAGGGATTTGGGTACATGA
- a CDS encoding DUF58 domain-containing protein: METFWLFIICSLLFAINFFITKKFGLKNVEYEIYFEESKKTEGDEIHIIERIYNGKLMPLPWVKSEFEVSASFFMENAKNYVVGDKLRYISIFFLLPYQQIIRRHRFVATKRGFYKLDKIYLVTGDLFGLSTDDRCYYVNSNITIYPAFLDLKKHLLPRSSLSGEVVVKRHYYEDIFYFAGIREYQSYDSFNRINWNATAKYNTLMVNKYEYTSSGDALILLNVQSSEYERKEVFNKNAIEFGIKIAASLAKECLDSHVPVGFVCNGVDEETLQPLEILLPSQDSNQLLKILETLAHIKIQVNEYFEALLFEVLRNYSFRELFVITSFINKEMEDSILLYSSLGVKFTIILLEYDEKHLNLESENIRIFLAKQQLLESTKVS; this comes from the coding sequence ATGGAAACATTCTGGCTGTTTATAATATGTTCTCTGCTATTTGCTATAAACTTTTTTATAACCAAAAAGTTTGGACTAAAAAACGTAGAATATGAAATTTACTTTGAAGAAAGCAAAAAAACCGAAGGTGACGAAATTCATATTATTGAAAGAATTTACAATGGCAAACTCATGCCACTTCCATGGGTAAAATCTGAATTTGAAGTATCAGCATCCTTTTTCATGGAAAACGCGAAAAATTATGTAGTGGGAGATAAGCTAAGGTACATCAGCATTTTCTTTCTTCTACCTTACCAGCAAATAATAAGGCGGCATAGATTTGTTGCAACAAAAAGAGGATTTTATAAGCTTGATAAAATCTATCTTGTCACAGGAGACCTTTTCGGTCTTTCAACAGATGACAGGTGTTACTATGTAAATTCCAATATTACAATTTACCCTGCATTTTTGGACCTGAAAAAACATCTTCTGCCCCGCTCAAGCCTCTCAGGTGAGGTTGTGGTAAAAAGACATTACTATGAAGATATATTCTACTTTGCAGGAATAAGAGAATATCAGTCATATGACTCTTTTAATAGAATAAACTGGAACGCAACTGCAAAGTACAATACTTTGATGGTAAATAAGTACGAATACACCTCATCAGGTGATGCTTTGATACTTTTGAATGTCCAGAGTTCAGAGTATGAAAGAAAAGAGGTTTTTAACAAAAACGCAATTGAGTTTGGAATAAAGATTGCAGCCAGTTTGGCAAAAGAATGTTTAGATTCCCATGTTCCAGTAGGCTTTGTTTGTAATGGTGTAGATGAAGAAACTCTGCAACCGTTAGAGATTTTATTGCCGTCACAGGATTCAAATCAGCTTTTAAAAATTCTTGAAACCTTAGCGCATATTAAAATTCAGGTAAATGAGTACTTTGAAGCTTTGCTCTTTGAAGTTTTGAGAAATTATAGTTTCCGCGAGCTATTTGTTATAACTTCTTTCATAAACAAAGAGATGGAAGATTCAATTCTTCTTTATTCTTCACTGGGAGTTAAGTTTACAATTATCTTGCTTGAGTATGATGAAAAACATTTAAATTTAGAATCAGAAAACATAAGAATTTTTTTAGCAAAGCAACAGCTTCTTGAAAGCACAAAAGTTAGCTAA
- a CDS encoding ISLre2-like element ISCow1 family transposase has translation MFDNIITKIEELLNRFGEGIVEILRGEKDIAMYSMELKEKMDEIGKEMIKEACGLVDEIVRNEKKRKARYEVVRKDKRSIKTIFGDVEYIRTYYKNKEEGGYVYLADEILGIEKYQRIDKAVKAAIVEKVVEISYEKAAKEVLGEEKMTRQSVMNILRRIEAAQLDRIEHNKKGVAGSKKVVKELYIEADEDHISLQNGEGKIAKLAYINEGYKEEKGIVKRKELKGVHYFSSIKERPEDFWSKVSEYIEEHYETEKIEKIYLLGDGAAWIKEGLEWIVGAEFVLDRFHLMREVIKISGGDKNIFAGIVEALRDKDREKFEGLVAKAMEKAGEDKRALKRINESRRYIANHWDNIVLELDNRIIKGCSAEGHVSHVLADRMSSRPRGWSEQGAEVMVKLLSLKYNGVNLKEAYLKEICGKEEKEEKILKEIVRKNVKKIRKQIEETRNNVPILARGKVDLTFRVLKGLSTGDFLNAVVF, from the coding sequence ATGTTTGATAATATTATAACAAAAATAGAGGAACTTTTAAATAGATTTGGAGAAGGGATAGTGGAGATATTAAGAGGTGAGAAAGATATAGCGATGTATTCAATGGAATTGAAGGAGAAGATGGATGAGATAGGGAAGGAGATGATAAAAGAGGCATGCGGGCTTGTAGATGAGATTGTAAGGAATGAAAAGAAGAGGAAGGCAAGGTATGAGGTTGTAAGGAAAGATAAGAGGAGCATAAAGACAATATTTGGAGATGTGGAATATATAAGGACGTACTACAAGAATAAAGAAGAGGGAGGGTATGTGTATTTAGCAGATGAAATTTTGGGGATAGAGAAATACCAAAGAATAGACAAAGCAGTCAAAGCAGCAATAGTTGAGAAAGTAGTGGAAATATCATATGAAAAAGCAGCCAAAGAAGTATTAGGAGAAGAGAAAATGACAAGACAAAGTGTAATGAATATTTTGAGGAGGATAGAGGCAGCTCAGTTAGATAGAATCGAGCATAATAAAAAAGGAGTTGCAGGCAGTAAAAAAGTGGTAAAAGAACTTTATATAGAGGCAGATGAAGATCATATTTCGTTACAAAACGGAGAAGGGAAGATAGCGAAGCTTGCGTACATAAATGAGGGATATAAAGAAGAGAAAGGGATTGTCAAAAGAAAGGAATTAAAAGGGGTGCATTATTTTAGCAGTATTAAAGAGAGACCAGAAGATTTTTGGTCAAAAGTAAGTGAATATATAGAGGAGCACTATGAAACGGAGAAGATAGAGAAGATATATTTGTTAGGGGATGGAGCGGCATGGATAAAGGAAGGGCTTGAATGGATAGTGGGTGCAGAATTTGTATTAGACAGGTTTCATCTAATGAGAGAGGTAATCAAAATAAGCGGTGGAGATAAGAATATTTTTGCTGGGATAGTAGAAGCATTGAGGGATAAGGATAGAGAGAAGTTTGAGGGATTGGTAGCTAAAGCGATGGAAAAGGCTGGAGAGGACAAAAGAGCGTTGAAGAGGATAAATGAAAGTAGGAGATATATAGCCAATCATTGGGATAATATAGTATTAGAGTTAGATAATAGGATTATAAAAGGATGTAGTGCAGAAGGGCATGTAAGCCACGTATTAGCAGATAGGATGAGTTCAAGACCAAGAGGATGGAGCGAACAAGGAGCAGAAGTGATGGTAAAGTTATTGAGCTTGAAGTATAATGGTGTAAACTTGAAAGAAGCATATTTAAAAGAGATTTGTGGCAAGGAAGAGAAAGAAGAAAAAATATTGAAAGAAATTGTGAGAAAAAATGTTAAGAAGATAAGGAAACAGATTGAGGAGACGAGGAATAATGTGCCAATTTTAGCAAGAGGAAAAGTTGATTTGACGTTTAGAGTACTGAAAGGCCTAAGTACTGGAGATTTCTTAAATGCAGTCGTATTTTAA